The genomic window CCAGCTCGTCGGAGAAGCGGATGCCGTCGGTCTCGGCGAAGAGTTCCAGCGCCGCCGTCAGCTCGCGCGCGATGGCGCCCTTGCCGGTCCAGCCGTCGACGAACGCGATCTGCTCCGGGTCGTGATGCGCCGCGAGGTAGCGCAGCGCGGTCCCGTCGACGCCGACCCCGCGCACGATGCTCATCGTGTAGTGCGGCACGTCGATCCCTCGGACCTCCATCGCCCAGCGACGCATGAGGATCCCGATGGGCGTTCCGGCGCGGGCGAGGGAGACCAGCACGGGTCGGTTCGCACGGGAGGCCAGGACCAGGTCGGTGACGACGCCGACGGCCACCGCGAGGCGACGGCTCGACCGCGCGAGAGCGTCGCGATAGAGCTCCTCGTACTCGGGGGAGGGCAGGTACTCGATGGGCAGCGACTCGGCGTAATGTGCGCGACCGCTCTGGATCGCGGCCTCACGTTCGGAGGCGTCGGCCTCGAGGCGGGTGTCGCCGAGGTCGGTCAGCAGCCAGCGCACCTCCGAGGCGTCGTAGGACCCGAAGTCCGGTCCGGTGAGCGGCTCGGGGAGGGCGGCGGCGTCGATGGTCACGGTGCGGGGTTCCATTCGGCTGGGGTCGGGACGGATTCGGTGAGGAGGACGACGATGACGCGGTCGGTGACGGTCCGGAGCGCGTCGACGACGCCATCGGGCCGGAGCAGGAGCTCTCGGTCGGCCCCCGGTTCCGGGAACAGGACCACCGCCGCGAACCGTGAACCGCCGCGGGAGAGGTTGTAGGCGAAGCGGGGCCCGAGGCCGTCGATGGTGCGGTCATGACTGGTGAAGGACACCGCGCTCGCGATGGCGTAGTCGTCACGGTCGATCACGGCGATGGGGGACCGAGTGGTGGTGGAGAAGCGCGTCGCTCCGCGGGTGCGGTCGAGGTGGGCGGCGACGGCCAGCGGTACCGCGATGAACTCCTCGGAGCCGAGCACCACCACCTCGCCGTCCGGCAGCTCCGGAAGGACCCGGTCGGCGATCGCGGCCGTCATCGCGTCGTCCAGGCGTCCAGGCGCACCGAAGCGTGCGCTCCGCACGGGCGACAGGTCGGATGCGTCCACGACGACGACGTCGCCGGCCGTGGTCGATCCGGCGGACGACGCGGCGGGTGCGGCGTCGATGACCGCTCGCGCGCGGGCGAGGACGTCCTCCGGAAGGTCGACGGCACCCACGCCGAGCGCCACGACGGTGATCCGGGTGCCGAGCCGGTCGGCGAGGTCGTCGAAGCGCTGTCGGTCCGCATCCGAACGGAGGTCGATGAGTCCCGCGACCACCCAGTGCGCCTGCGGTGTGGTGGCGTGCAGCGCGGTGATCGTGTTGCGGACGGTGCGGCCGGTGCTCAACTCGTCGTCGACGAGCACCGTGGTCCCGCCGGCCGTGGCCCACGCGGGGTCGCTCGGATACAGGCGATGGTCGCTCGCGTGCGAGTGCTCTTCCTCGAACGGCGTGAAGGGCACGTCCGCCTCGTGCCTCGTGGAGTGGAGGTAGGGCGAGCCGAGCGCGTCGGCGACGATGTGGCCGAGCCCGGTCGCCGTCTCGGCATAACCGACGGTGACGAGCTCCGGGCCGGCCGCTGGGGCTGCATCGCGGAGCTCGGCGAGGTGCTCACGGACGGCGGTGAGGGCGGCGAGACCGTCAGCATCCGGCCGTTCCCGTCGGGCCAGGAGGTGCGCCACGGTGTCGAACGGAGCCGTCTCCGGATCGCTGCCGTCGAGCGCGCTCCGCAC from Plantibacter flavus includes these protein-coding regions:
- a CDS encoding cysteine protease StiP family protein, producing MTIDAAALPEPLTGPDFGSYDASEVRWLLTDLGDTRLEADASEREAAIQSGRAHYAESLPIEYLPSPEYEELYRDALARSSRRLAVAVGVVTDLVLASRANRPVLVSLARAGTPIGILMRRWAMEVRGIDVPHYTMSIVRGVGVDGTALRYLAAHHDPEQIAFVDGWTGKGAIARELTAALELFAETDGIRFSDELAVLADPGHCVPVYGTRDDYLIPSACLNSTVSGLVSRTVYNRELLSDDQFHGAKFYRELSSHDVSGAFLDAVSGRFAEVVDDVAAGVEEASTADREPSWIGWEAVERIREQYDIPTVNLVKPGVGETTRVLLRRVPWKVLVSPDALDDVAHVLLLAEQRGVPVEVVPGLPYSCVGLINPLSDAAAGDAQ
- a CDS encoding phosphoribosyltransferase domain-containing protein — translated: MGAWTGGFVRDAVGIGLRSDASRSLIPVEDLVGLALRDNPKRAQLLVSTVLAKHVPTVPGLALAAGELLGLLVRSALDGSDPETAPFDTVAHLLARRERPDADGLAALTAVREHLAELRDAAPAAGPELVTVGYAETATGLGHIVADALGSPYLHSTRHEADVPFTPFEEEHSHASDHRLYPSDPAWATAGGTTVLVDDELSTGRTVRNTITALHATTPQAHWVVAGLIDLRSDADRQRFDDLADRLGTRITVVALGVGAVDLPEDVLARARAVIDAAPAASSAGSTTAGDVVVVDASDLSPVRSARFGAPGRLDDAMTAAIADRVLPELPDGEVVVLGSEEFIAVPLAVAAHLDRTRGATRFSTTTRSPIAVIDRDDYAIASAVSFTSHDRTIDGLGPRFAYNLSRGGSRFAAVVLFPEPGADRELLLRPDGVVDALRTVTDRVIVVLLTESVPTPAEWNPAP